The following are encoded together in the Phaseolus vulgaris cultivar G19833 chromosome 9, P. vulgaris v2.0, whole genome shotgun sequence genome:
- the LOC137821584 gene encoding repetitive proline-rich cell wall protein 2-like: MKNMASLSSLVLLLSALVLSPQGLANYDKPPADKPPVHKPPPEEPPVHKPPPEKLPLHKPPVEKPPVYKPPVHKPPVEKPPVYKKPPVHESQHENPPRGPVFNPQPPKPPVYGPPVNNPPYGKPPYPKYPPTDDTPLVLSPQGLANYDKPPVYKPPIQKPPVYKPPVEKPPVYKPPVEKPPVYKPPVEKPPVYKPPVEKPPVYKPPVEKPPVYKPPVQKPPVYKPPYGKPPVHESQYEKAPLYKSPPVYKPPVHKPPVEKPPVYKPPVHKPPVEKPPVYKPPVHKPPVEKPPVYKPPYGKPPVHESQYEKPPVYKSPPVYKPPVHKPPVEKPPVYKPPVHKPPVEKPPVYKPPYGKPPHPKYPPADKPPVHKPPPEEPPVHKPPPEKLPLHKPPVEKPPVYKPPVHKPPVEKPPVYKKPPVHESQHENPPRGPVFNPQPPKPPVYGPPVNNPPYGKPPYPKYPPTDDTRF; the protein is encoded by the exons ATGAAGAACATGGCTTCCTTAAGCTCCCTAGTTCTGCTTCTTTCAGCTCTGGTTCTCTCCCCTCAAGGGCTTGCTAACTATGACAAGCCCCCAGCAGATAAACCTCCTGTCCACAAGCCACCACCAGAGGAACCACCTGTCCACAAGCCACCACCAGAAAAACTACCTCTGCACAAGCCACCAGTAGAAAAACCACCAGTTTACAAGCCACCGGTTCACAAACCCCCTGTTGAGAAACCACCAGTGTACAAGAAGCCACCTGTGCATGAGTCTCAACATGAGAATCCTCCGAGGGGACCAGTTTTCAACCCACAGCCTCCAAAACCACCAGTTTATGGGCCACCAGTTAACAACCCACCATATGGGAAACCACCTTATCCGAAGTATCCTCCCACTGATGACACCC CTCTGGTTCTGTCCCCTCAAGGGCTTGCTAACTATGACAAGCCTCCTGTCTACAAGCCTCCCATTCAGAAGCCACCTGTGTACAAGCCCCCAGTAGAAAAGCCACCAGTTTACAAGCCCCCAGTAGAAAAACCACCAGTTTACAAGCCTCCAGTAGAAAAACCACCAGTTTACAAGCCCCCAGTAGAAAAACCACCAGTTTACAAGCCTCCAGTAGAGAAGCCACCAGTGTATAAGCCCCCAGTTCAGAAACCACCAGTATACAAGCCACCCTATGGAAAGCCACCAGTGCATGAGTCTCAATATGAGAAGGCCCCTCTTTATAAGTCACCACCAGTTTACAAGCCACCAGTTCACAAGCCACCAGTTGAGAAACCACCCGTTTACAAGCCACCTGTTCACAAGCCCCCAGTAGAAAAACCACCAGTTTACAAGCCACCAGTTCACAAGCCCCCAGTTGAGAAACCACCAGTGTACAAGCCACCATATGGGAAGCCACCAGTGCATGAGTCTCAATATGAGAAGCCCCCTGTTTATAAGTCACCACCAGTTTACAAGCCACCTGTTCACAAGCCTCCAGTAGAAAAACCACCAGTTTACAAGCCACCAGTTCACAAGCCCCCAGTAGAGAAACCACCAGTTTACAAGCCACCATACGGGAAGCCACCACACCCAAAGTACCCTCCAG CAGATAAACCTCCTGTCCACAAGCCACCACCAGAGGAACCACCTGTCCACAAGCCACCACCAGAAAAACTACCTCTCCACAAGCCACCAGTAGAAAAACCACCAGTTTACAAGCCACCGGTTCACAAGCCCCCAGTTGAGAAACCACCAGTGTACAAGAAGCCACCTGTGCATGAGTCTCAACATGAGAATCCTCCGAGGGGACCAGTTTTCAACCCACAGCCTCCGAAACCACCAGTTTATGGGCCACCAGTTAACAACCCACCATATGGGAAACCACCTTATCCAAAGTATCCTCCCACTGATGACACCCGTTTCTGA
- the LOC137821583 gene encoding acetyl-CoA acetyltransferase 1-like produces the protein MNHNPQSSEGRGDDDTALSDFLASLMDYTPTFDAAKLRKLRPRFKQIGGSVTSGNASSISDGPATLVIMSGEKARGLGLHVIAKIKGHRDAAKVL, from the exons ATGAATCATAATCCACAATCGAGTGAAGGAAGAGGAGACGATGACACTGCTCTCTCTGATTTCCTTGCTTCCTTAATGGATTACACTCCCACT TTTGATGCTGCAAAACTAAGGAAGCTTCGACCTAGATTTAAGCAGATTGGGGGTTCTGTGACTTCTGGCAATGCTTCTAGCATAAG TGATGGTCCTGCTACATTAGTTATAATGAGTGGAGAGAAGGCACGTGGGCTTGGACTGCATGTAATTGCAAAGATAAAAGGACATAGGGATGCAGCTAAAGTGTTGTAA
- the LOC137821582 gene encoding repetitive proline-rich cell wall protein 2, translating into MASLSSLVLLLAALLLSSQGLANYDKPPVEKPPVYKPPVEKPPVYKPPVEKPPVYKPPVEKPPVYKPPVEKPPVYKPPVEKPPVYKPPVEKPPVYKPPVEKPPVYKPPVEKPPVYKPPVEKPPVYKPPVEKPPVYKPPVEKPPVYKPPVEKPPVYKPPVEKPPVYKPPVEKPPVYKPPVEKPPVYKPPVEKPPVYKPPVEKPPVYKPPVEKPPVYKPPVEKPPVYQPPYGKPPHPKYPPSTN; encoded by the coding sequence ATGGCTTCCTTAAGCTCCCTAGTTCTGCTTCTTGCAGCTCTGCTTCTCTCCTCACAAGGGCTTGCTAACTATGACAAGCCCCCAGTAGAAAAACCTCCAGTTTACAAGCCCCCAGTTGAGAAACCACCAGTGTACAAGCCCCCAGTAGAGAAGCCACCAGTGTACAAGCCCCCAGTTGAAAAACCACCAGTTTACAAACCCCCAGTAGAGAAGCCACCAGTGTACAAGCCCCCAGTTGAGAAACCACCAGTTTACAAGCCCCCAGTTGAGAAGCCACCAGTGTACAAGCCCCCAGTAGAGAAGCCACCAGTGTATAAGCCCCCAGTTGAGAAACCACCAGTTTACAAGCCCCCAGTAGAGAAGCCACCAGTTTACAAGCCCCCAGTTGAGAAGCCACCAGTGTACAAGCCCCCAGTTGAGAAACCACCAGTTTACAAGCCCCCAGTAGAGAAGCCACCAGTTTATAAGCCCCCAGTAGAGAAGCCACCAGTTTACAAGCCCCCAGTAGAGAAGCCACCAGTTTACAAGCCCCCAGTTGAGAAACCACCAGTTTACAAGCCACCAGTGGAGAAGCCACCAGTGTACAAGCCCCCAGTTGAGAAGCCTCCGGTGTACAAGCCCCCAGTTGAGAAGCCTCCGGTGTACAAGCCACCAGTAGAGAAGCCACCGGTTTACCAGCCACCATACGGGAAGCCACCTCACCCAAAGTACCCTCCAAGCACCAACTGA